Proteins from one Salvelinus namaycush isolate Seneca chromosome 34, SaNama_1.0, whole genome shotgun sequence genomic window:
- the LOC120028501 gene encoding period circadian protein homolog 2-like, which produces LQPVHNMGSSGYSSHGSNSSHGNGKTIENRNVVDEPGKSKPRTFQEICKRVHMLKSQDQPVYFPSPSKPESRETTDRAQQHKSPVAFLKDSAVPPLLVKDSTAIAAASVEELTCNDQTVYSYQQISCLDSVIRYLESCITPVTVKRKYQFSSYTAFSMHASRL; this is translated from the exons CTACAGCCGGTCCACAACATGGGCTCCAGTGGTTACAGTAGCCATGGCAGCAACAGTTCCCACGGGAATGGGAAAACCATTGAGAACAGGAATGTGGTTGATGAACCAGGAAAATCTAAGCCG AGGACATTCCAGGAGATCTGTAAAAGGGTCCACATGTTGAAGAGTCAGGACCAGCCGGTCtactttccctctccctccaaaCCTGAATCTAGGGAAACCACAGACA GAGCACAGCAGCATAAGAGTCCTGTGGCGTTCCTGAAGGACTCAGCGGTGCCCCCTCTGCTTGTCAAGGACAGTACTGCTATTGCTGCTGCCAGTGTGGAAGAGCTCACCTGTAATGACCAGACTGTCTACTCCTACCAGCAGATCAGCTGTCTGGACAGTGTCATCAGGTATCTGGAGAGCTGTATCACCCCCGTCACGGTGAAAAGGAAGTACCAGTTCTCCTCCTACACCGCATTCTCCATgcatgcttcaag GCTGTGA
- the LOC120028502 gene encoding period circadian protein homolog 2-like, with translation MCSYTDRQTDRYFAVAVSLITGKIVYISDQAATILHCNREQFTNVKFVEFLNPQDVNVFYSVTTPYNLPSWSMCTGTESAPTECRLEKSFFCRISGGRGRGGSLQYFPFRITPYLLKVQDAELAEEQSCCLLLAERVQSGYDDPRIPSDKRIFTTTHTPSCVFQDIDER, from the exons ATGTGTtcttacacagacagacagacagacc GATATTTTGCTGTGGCTGTCTCTCTCATCACAGGGAAGATAGTGTACATCTCGGACCAGGCGGCAACCATCTTGCACTGCAATCGGGAGCAGTTCACCAACGTTAAGTTTGTAGAGTTCCTGAACCCTCAGGATGTCAATGTGTTCTACAGCGTCACCACACCCTACAATCTGCCCTCCTGGAGCATGTGCACTGGAACAG aATCAGCTCCAACGGAGTGCAGGCTGGAGAAATCCTTCTTCTGCCGCAT TAGTggtggaagggggagaggagggagccTGCAGTACTTCCCTTTCCGTATCACCCCCTACCTGTTGAAGGTCCAGGATGCTgagttggctgaggaacagtccTGCTGCTTGCTACTGGCTGAGAGGGTACAGTCGGGCTACGAtg ACCCCAGGATCCCTTCTGACAAGCGCATCTTCACCACGACACACACACCCAGCTGTGTGTTCCAGGACATAGATGAGAGGTGA